The sequence below is a genomic window from Lepus europaeus isolate LE1 chromosome 20, mLepTim1.pri, whole genome shotgun sequence.
AGCAGGTGTGGCCGTCGGGGCCCACGCCCAGGATCAGCAGGTCGAACACGGGGATGGGGTCTCCCTGCAGGGCCTGCGCGGCGGGTGGGGGGCGGCAGGTGAGAACGGGGCTGCGGCGGGGTCCCCGCCCTGCGGCCGCTCCCGGGGGCTCACCCGTCGCAGCTTCGCGGCATAGTCGTCGGCCGCGGCGTCCAGGGGCAGCCCGGGGTCGATGGTGAGCACCTGGCTGGCCGGGATGGGCAGACTGGGGAGCAGCTGCGCCTGCGCGGACGGAGGGGGCGCGgtcagcggcgccggcacagagCGGGGTGGCGGACGCGGGAGCTGACCACCCTGCACGCTGGCCCGAGGCCTGCGGGGAGCCAGGGAGGGCCCTAGGCCAGGGCTGCCCCTTTGTCCCTGTCTTGGTCAGTGCACAAGCCACACCACCGTCGCTCCTGCCCCCGCGCTCTCCCGTAGGACGCTGCTCCCACTCAGGGCGCTCgcctctgggttcaagtcctggctccgggccccagctccctgcgcatgcgcacTCTGGAAGGGAGCAGCAGTGAAGGCCCCAGcgcagggcccccacccccagtggaGAGACCCGATGGACAGGGGCTCAGACCCAGGCCACGGGCTCCCCGCCCTCCTCCCACTCCAGGACTCCCCAGGGACCATGGGCCAGCGTCAGGATCGCTGGTGCCTCTGGGGGCGTGGCTGCGGCGGTCCCAGCGGATCCTCCGCCGGCCCCCGTGCAGGCGCCCCTGAGTAGGAGCAAGTCCCGCGGAGGGCTCTGtccccggggaggggccgggggagaGGACACCTCTGAGAAGTTTGTTTATTtccatccagagagagagagagagggacagagcccctccacccgctggttcccaccccagaagccagcagccccgagctccatccgggtctcccacgcaggtggcggGGGCCCAGTGCGGGAGCCCAAGCAGAGGGGCGGGGACGGacagggggtggcagggccccgcgGGGACGGACGGGGGGTGGCAGACCCCTGGGGGGATGGacagggggtggcagggccctgcgGGGACAGACGGGGGCGGACGGGGGTGgacgggggtggcagggccccgcgGGGACTGACGGGGGACGGACGGGGAGTGGCAGGGCCCTGCGGGGACAGACAGGGGCGGacagggggtggcagggccccgcgGGGACGGACGGGGGGTGGCAGACCCCTGGGGGGACGGACGGGGGTGGCAGTGCCCGGGGGACCCCGCTGCCCCCCACGCCCAGCTGGTGCCCGGCCTCAGACGCGCAGGCTCCGAGCTCCGCACAGCGCTGCCCGTGCCGGCCACGGGGGTCGCGGCTCCCGGGGGAGAGGGGGCGGCACCAGGACCAAGTGTGGCCGCGACTTCCTCCCTCCCCCGGCCGCGCCCTTTCTGCGGTTCTGAAACCGGGGACCGACCCTGACTCCTGGGGACCGGGGGTCCCACGCCCGGGAGACCGGCGAGACCACTCTGACCCCCGGGCTTCGCAGTAGGCGTAGCCAATGGGCGTGGCCCGGCTGCCCCGTGGGCGTGGCCCCGCGCCCGACCCCGGCGGCCCCGTCGCGCTCACCCGGTACAGGCCGTACGTGCTCTCGGCGTGCTCGAAGGGCACCAGGCGCTCATCGCAGAAGCCCAGCGTCCAGCGCGCCAGGCTGTccggcccggcggcggcggcggcggcgggcaggTCGCGGGCCAGCATGGACACGAGGCTGCCGCCCGACAGCCCGAGCGCGAAGCGGGCGCCGGCCCCCGCCAGGCAGCTCGCGGCCTGCTGCGCCACCAGCTGCGCGAGCGACGCGCCCAGCTCCTGCGGGCTGGAGAACACCGAGACGAGGCCCGGGGCCGGCGTGGccatggcggcggcggcgaggcgGAAGAAAGCCCGGCCGTCGCCAGTGCGCGTGCGCGAAGCCCGGCCTCGCTCCTGCGGGGCATGCGCAGTGCCGCCCGTGAAGCCACGCCAGGGCCCGGCCCGGTCCTGCTTTGCCCTATTGCGCCTGCGCGCCGTCTGAGCCGCCGGGTGTCTGAGCTCCCAATGGGGCCTTGTTGCAGGTGGAACTCGGGTGCTGAGCGGAGTCGGGAAGGCTTTTTGGAGGAGGAAGCGTTCAGAAATGGAAAGTAGGCGATGAGACTCAGTGAGCTTGCTGTGTAGACGGTGCCAGCCTCCAGATGCCCACGAATCCCACAACGGAGACCgcgctggccccagctggggCCGGGACCCCGCGGTGCTCACCGAGGAGGACCCCCGGGGGTAACGCCCAGGACCGCGGGCGCCCGCGGCGGGGAGGCAATGCGGGGCCTTAGCCGGTGGGCGTGGAGGCCGCAGAGCCCTCAGTCCCCGCCCCTCGGGACACGTTCCCTGGACACGCCCACTCCCTCACCGGGCCGCTGAGCGTCCTCAGGGACACGCCCACTCCCTAGCCTGGGCCACAGCCCTGACTCCCTGCCCCCTCAGGACACACCCCCATGGGACACGCCCACTCCTCCCCGGGGCCCCGCAGTCCTCAGTCCCCGCCCCCTCGGTAAACGCCCCCTCGATGACACGCCCCTGAACACGCCCACTCCCTAGCCCGGGACCGCAGTCCTCAGTCCCCGCCCCTCTGGACACGCCTACTCCCTCACCTGGCCCTCAGAGCATCCACAGTTCCTGCCCCTGTGGGACACGCCCCCTCGGTGACAGGCCCCTCCCTCGCCAGGCTGCAGTCCTCAGTCCCCGCCCATCGGGACACACGCCTCAATGACACGCCCCTGGGCACGCCCACTCCGCTCCTGGCCGCTGAGCCTGTGCAGAGCCCTGGTCTCCCgcggggcccaggctggggagggggcttcacACAGAGGGTGCGGGGCGCTGGGGCTCACGCAGCTCCCGCTAACGGCCCGGGACAGCAGTAGACAGCAGCCCAGGTGCTCAGgccttgcacccacctgggagacctgaggaagctccCGGGGCAGCTGCAGCCATCATGGGCTTGTGCGGAGCGACCCCGCGGATGGGAGACCCCGCGCTCTCCCCTATCTAATCTGCTTTACGAATAAACAGATCACACGCCAAATGAGCGTCCCCGCCGAGGGCCTGCCCGGGCCTGGCCCCTCTACGCCCTGCGGGCTGGACAACAGATCACGGGGCCGGCACTGGACGCTGTAGGTTTATTTCTGAAAACCAGCCAGGAGACCAAGACCTCACGGGTAGGCGGACTCCGCAGGGGACCGCGCGGCCACTCACTGCCGACCCTGTCCCGtgccggccaggccaggccagcgtcCGTGTCCGAGCCCGGATCCGTGTCCGAGCCCGGCATCCGTGTCCACTCTCAGATCCGTGTCCATGCCCGGCGTCTGTGTCCATGTCCGAGCCCGGATCCATGTCTGGGACCGGCGTCCGTGCCGTGCCCAGGGTGCATGTCTGAGCCTGGCGTCCATGTCCGAGCCCGGCATCCATGTCTGAACCCAGCGTCTGTGTCCATGTCCGAGCCTGGATCCGTGTCCGTGCCCGGCATCCGTGTCCCAGGTCGGCGTTCCTGTCCGAGCCCAGCATCCGTGACCGTGTCCGAGCCTAGCGGGGCCAGCGCCCGTGTTCAGGCACCGCCACAGGGGGGCGCTGCGGCAGCCGGAGCCCCTGGGTTCCTCCAGCCACCTCCAGCCGGGCGCGATGGGGCCGGACACCCAGGGGCTTCCGTCCACATGGGCGGACCACACGGGTGGCCAGGCTCCGTGGAGACCACAGTGCATTCTGGAAGCTTCCAGGGCATGGAGAAGGCGGGGCCCAGGACAGCACAGTgcagaaggcacctggctccgccCAGGGGAGTTTCTGGTTgacctcgggggggggggggggtcctcgcTGGGCCGGGCCGAGGGCACCGGGGACGGAGTGACAATGGCTGGCACCCAGCAGCCACGAGGGCCAGACTGGGGCTCTTAAGGCACCGCGTGGAGGGAGCTGGGGATGAtagggtgactggggagggacGAGGCCGGACAGGGCGGGAAGGGGGCAGATGGAGACTCCTGGGGGGAGTGCGCCTCGGCCAGGTGGGCGGGTGACCCCAGGGCGAGGCTCGGCCGGGCTCAGAGGCCCGAGGCCCCCGAGCAGATGCGAGCGTGGATGCCCTCATCCAGGGGCAGGTAGGCGCCCCGCTGCGGGTCCAGAAAGAAGAGGCGGTCCGAGGTCCGGCGCGGGTCGAAGCCCTCGTGCTGCAGTCTTGTCTTCTGGATCTTGAAGGTGCCTGCGGGAGGGGTAGGGGcacgggctgggcagggggcagccagCACTGCTGGGCCTTTGCTGGGCAGCCCCTTCCTCCAGAGACTGCCACGTTAAGAGGCGGCTGGGCCTTTAAGAGGCGGGGACTAGCACATGGTAATAAGGTCGATCGTGCTGTGCTCCCATTGGCTGTGACTGGCCCCGCCCCATCTGCGACTTCCAGTCTCTCCCAGTGCACTGCAATGCTGTGCCTCCAGGGGGCGCTCGTGCAGAGTTCcacctgggcccccgccacccacgggGGAAACCACACGGGACAGGAACCCGACAgggcagcgggggcggggccgaaGCCTCACCTGTGGTGTCCACGCACGGCAGGAGACGCAGGAAGACGGGCCGGGCGTATGGAGCCAGCACCTTCTGCAGCTCCTGGTGCAGGGCGTTAGGGTCCAGCCGGGCCTGGGGGTCAGCGATGGCTGCCATGCCCGCTTTCCCTTCGACCCCTGGGGACGGAGAGGCAGCTGAGACCCCCTGCCCGCCCCAGGAGCCGCTGCCTGCCTTGTGCAGCTGCCCAGGTCGTGCACTGCTCCAacgcctccccgccccctctgcaGTCCCAGCGTGCCTGGCACCGCCACCCCGTAGACGGCCACGTCCGTCTGGCCCAGCAGGCGGCTCAGCACAGCCTCCACCTCCGTGGTGGACACGTTCTCCCCTCGCCAGCGGAAGGTGTCCCCGCCGCGGTCCCGGAAGTACATGTAGCCCAGCTCATCCATCACCAGCACGTcacctggggggcgggggcgggcggggcgctGGGGCCGGGGCTCCTCTGCTCCAGCCCCGGGCGCACCTGACAAGtaggtccccacccccaccccacccccgccccgggcgcACCTGACAGGTaggtcccccacccacccccaccccccgcccaggGTGCACCTCACAGGTaggtcccccacccacccccaccccccgcccaggGTGCACCTGACAGGTAGGCGCGGTCGCCCCTGCGGAACACGCTGTGCACGATCTTCTGGCGCGTGGCGCTCTCGCTGACGTAGCCGTCGAAGCGGCGCAGGGGGTCCTGCTGGTCGATTTGGCCCACGAGGAGGCCGGGCTcgcctggggaggggggcggcgcTCGGGCTGAGCCGGCGGGGCGGGGTACGGGAGGGGAGGCCCCGGCCGCAGCTCCCTTGGCTCACCGGGCTCGCAGGGCACACAGAGGCCGCGCGCGTCCCGCAGCGGCTGCAAGGAGTCCTCGTCCACCCTCACCAGCCGGATCGGGTACACGCGCGGGAGGATGCGGCTGTTGAAGCCGCAGGCGCCGAcctgggggcgggagaggggccTGGGGCGTGGCCGGGGGGCGTGGCCGGGGGCTGCCCGCAgcccctgtccccccacccccgccccactaGGAGACTCCATTTAGCTCCCAGCCCGCCCCGGCCAGGGCAGACGGGAGGGCGGAGGTCTCTCCCGGGCACCCGGGGACGGGGTCTCCCCGGGCCCCATCTTGCCGTCCATGGGGTCTCTCCCAGGCCCGGGCGGGAGGGCGGGTCGGGGGTGTCTCCCGGGGCCCCCGAAGGCGGGGGTCTCTCTGGCAGTCTCCCCAGGCCCCACTTGCCGTTGAGGGCGGGGGTCTCTCCCGGGCACCCAAGGACAGGGTCTCCCCGGGCCCCACCTTGCCGTTGAGGGCGGGGGtctccctgggtccctgggggCGGGGTCTCCCCGGGCCCCACCTTGCCGTCCATGTTGGCGATGCTGCAGTTACACTCCGTGGCGCCATAGAACTCCCCGATCTGCCGCACCCCGAAGCGCTGCGCGAACTCCTCCCAGAGGGCGGGGCGCAACCCGTTCCCCACGGCCAGGCGCACACGGTGGCGGCGCTCAGCCTCCCGCAGCGGCTGCCTGAGCAGGTAGCGGCAGATCTCACCGATGTACTGCACCACCTGGGGGCGTGGGCGGGGGCATGGT
It includes:
- the PGLS gene encoding 6-phosphogluconolactonase; this encodes MATPAPGLVSVFSSPQELGASLAQLVAQQAASCLAGAGARFALGLSGGSLVSMLARDLPAAAAAAGPDSLARWTLGFCDERLVPFEHAESTYGLYRAQLLPSLPIPASQVLTIDPGLPLDAAADDYAAKLRRALQGDPIPVFDLLILGVGPDGHTCSLFPDHPLLQERDRIVAPISDSPKPPPQRVTLTLPVLNAARSVVFVATGEGKAAVLKRILEAREPRPLPAALVQPRAGALRWFLDEAAARLLTVPVEKHSAL